GCGTACGTCTGCCATCTCAGATTCATCAGCGCGTCTCGTTAGTGGATGGTGAGCTGAAGTTGTGGGCTGGAGCAACAAGGAAAACCTTATCCCCAATCTGGATTCAGCAGTCTGATGGTAGCTTGCAGCAAGTTGAGCTTGGCAGCTATCCAATCATGGGTGAGAAAGAAAGCGACGAAGCGCTAGAAGCAGCAGTACGCGCCTACAATAATGGCCGTGGCGAATGGCCAATGATGAAAGTTGGTGAGCGTATCGCTTGTATGCAGAACTTCATTCAGCGTATGGTGGAGCAGCGTGATCTCATTGTTAAACTGATCATGTGGGAAATTGGCAAGAGCTTGGCTGACTCAGAGAAAGAGTTTGACCGCACTGTCACCTATATGCGTCAAACCATAGATGCCCTGAAAGATTTGGATAATGCCAACTCCCGCTTTGTGATTGCTGAAGGTACCATTGGTCAAATCCGTCGTACCCCATTGGGTGTGGTGTTATGTATGGGACCATATAATTACCCATTGAATGAAACCTTTGCTACCTTGATTCCAGCCATGTTAATGGGCAACACGATTATCTTCAAACCACCTCAATTTGGTACCTTGTTATTTGAACCGTTGCTAGAAGCATTCCGTGATTCATTTCCGAAAGGTGTGATCAATACCATTTATGCACCAGGTTCATTGGTGGTGCCACATCTGTTGGCATCTGGAAAAATTAATGTATTGGCATTGATTGGTTCTAGTAAAGTGGCTGATCATTTGAAAAAACAACATCCTAAATCTCACCGTCTACGTGCAATCTTGGGGCTGGATGCAAAGAATGCAGCTATTATTTTGCCTGATGCCGATTTGGATTTGACGGTGAAAGAGTGTTTGCTAGGGGCATTGTCATTTAATGGTCAGCGTTGTACTGCGCTCAAAATGCTGATGGTGCATCGCTCAATCGCTGACGAATTCGTTAAGCGCTTAACGGCTGAACTGGCTAAACTGAAAGTAGGTATGCCATGGGAAAAGGGTGTGTTTATTACTCCGCTGCCTGGTATGCACCGTACGACTTATATGACCGAAGTCATTGAAGATGCCATAGCTAAAGGCGCCAAAGTTGTTAATCCAGAAGGTGGTGAATTCTGCAAAACGATGTTCTATCCTGCGGTAGTTTATCCGGTGACAGAGGGCATGAGGCTGTATCGCGAAGAACAGTTTGGTCCAGTGGTGCCTGTTTCTGTATATGATGACATTGAAACTGTGCTGGAATATGTTACGACTTCTGATCATGGTCAGCAGGTGAGTATTTTTGGCAGTGATCCTGAGCAAATTGGTCATTTAGTCGATACACTTGTACATCAAGTTTGTCGTGTAAATATCAATTGTCAGTGTCAACGCGGTCCAGATGTGTTTCCATTCGGTGGTCGTAAAGATTCTGCGGAAGGTACACTGTCTGTGCATGATGCGCTGCGTGCATTCTCTATACGTTCTATGATTGCTGCTAAACAGACCGATGATAGCAAAGGCATGCTGGCCTCAATGGTGTCTGAGCACTATTCTAAATTTGTGAATACCGACTTTATTTTCTAGTGAATATACGATTAAAAAAACCAGTCTTTGGACTGGTTTTTTTATAGTTGCTAATAACTCCCATAATAAAAAACGCCTGACATTCATCAGGCGTTTTTTGCAAGAATAGATTGATTATTGACGAATTTGACCGTCACCTAACACAATCCATTTTTGAGAAGTTAAGCCTTCTAAACCAACTGGACCGCGTGCATGAATTTTATCTGTTGAGATACCAATTTCAGCACCTAAACCATATTCAAAGCCATCAGCAAAACGAGTTGATGCATTAATCACGACTGAGCTTGAATCTACACGAGCTAAGAACTGACGCGCCAAAGTGTAGTTTTCAGTCACAATTGCATCGGTGTGATGTGAACCATATTTGTTGATATGGTCAATTGCTTCATCAATGCCGCTAACCACTTTAACAGCAAGAATTGGTCCTAAATATTCGGTGTACCAGTCTTCTTCAGTTGCAGGTTTTACAGAGGTACCCAAAATACGACGTGTTTCTGGGCAACCGCGTAGCTCAACTTGCTTTTCAGCATACAGTTCAGCAATACGTGGTAAGAAAACCTCTGCAATTTTCTCATCGACGAGCAGTGTTTCCATCGCATTACACACACCATAACGATGTGTTTTGGCATTTAAAGTAATTGGTAATGCTTTTTGCAAGTCTGCCTGTGCTTCAACAAATACATGGCAGTTACCATCAAGATGTTTAATCACAGGAATACGCGCTTCGTTGGTTACACGCTCAATTAAGCTTTTGCCACCACGTGGAACAATCACATCCACATATTCAGTCATAGTAATAAGGTGACCAACCGCTGCACGGTCAGAAGTTTCAATCACTTGTACCGAATGTTCAGGTAAACCAGCAACTTTTAAGCCATGTTTCACTGCTTCGGCAATTGCTTTATTTGACTCAAGTGCTTCTGAACCACCACGTAAAATAATGGCATTACCCGATTTAATCGCTAAAGATGCAGCTTCAAGTGTTACGTTTGGACGTGATTCGTAAATCATACCCACCACACCTAAAGGCACACGCATTTTTCCAATTTGAATGCCTGTGGGGCGATATGCAAGATCAGTAATTTCCCCAATTGGATCGACAAGCGCGATCACATCTTTTAAACCTTGCAACATCCCTTTAAAGCGTGCGGGTGTAAGTTCAAGACGATCAAGTAAGGCACTGTCAAGCTGGTTGCTACGGCCTTTTTCCATGTCGAGTTGATTCGCCGCTAAAATTGCTGCCTGATTATTTTCCAAAGCAGTATAAATAGCAGAGAGTGCATGATTTTTAAGTGAGGTAGAAGCACTTGTTAGGACGCGAGACGCCTCACGTGCTTGTTGCCCGACTTTTTGCATATATTGTTCAATTGAATCTTGCATAGCATTTTTTAATCATTTACCAATGATTACGATAGTAGCAGTCAAATGCGGAACAATGAATGGCTTTTTTTGAAAAATGTGACCGCTATAAAAAAACATTTAAATATTTTGAAAACTATTAGCGGCTTAAACAAGATGAGCGGTCATTTAAGCGATTGCGTATATTTCAGACAATTGTTTAGAATGGACTTGTGCAATACAAACTAATACAAATTTTAAAGATTTGTGCATAAAAGATTACATGTTCAAGAAGGAACTCTTGCAGCATAAAAAAATTACAGCAAGGAGGAAGCAAGGATATGAATTCCATTATTCAAATGGATTCGGAGATAAACCAAGCTTATGCCGGTTTTGGGTTTTTCGATATCTACCATAGAGATAGTTTTAAACAGCCAGCTCGTACGACATGGATTGACGGTTGGAAAATTGAATATATGGCAATTGCTCACCCAAACACCATTCACAAAACACCGATTGTGATTGTTGGCGGTGCTTTTCAAAATTTTAACTCTTATAAATATTGTGTTGAGCAACTATTTGAAAGTGGACCGGTTATTTTAATCGACTTACCCTCTATGGGCGCAAATCAACAAATTACCAATCGGGATACCGGAATTTCTGCGGGTACATTAGAACTTCCTGATTTATCGGAAATGTTAGGCCGATGGCTGGATATTGTCGGGATTCAAAAAGTTTCTGTTATGGGAATGTCATTAGGGTCAGTAATTGCCTCTTGTTTTGCCTATCATCGTCCAGACTTGATGGATCGTATGATTTTGATGGGTGTGATGCAAAAGACCCGTAAAAGTTGGCGCATGATTTTGGAAGAATCACTCAAACTCATGCAAGAAAATCGTATGGAAGAGTTTGGGCAAGCCGTTATTTTATATTTGGTGAATCATGCCAAATTAGATAAAACACGTATGTCCCCTACAGCTAAAAAATTGTTTTTTAGGCAAATGGCTGAGTTTAGTGCTACAGAACAAGAACGTTACGAAATTAACTGTAATCGCCTTTTACGTTTAACTGATGTGCCGATTCCAGAGTGTAAAACACTGGTCGCAGCAGGGCAGTATGATAGTTTTACCTTACCGCATGAAAATGCGAACTTTGCGTTGCAGTGTCCTGATATGGAGTTTGCACTGATTGCAAATGCAGATCATGTGCCGCAGCTCCAGCGCCGTAAAGAAACCATGAGTTTATTCACCACTTTTTTAAAAGGGGAATCTATTCAAAATCTGGATGGTATTATTCCAATGACGCGCGAACAAATGCAAAAGCTAGAGCGCCGAGGTGAAGAGCGAATTTCTGTTATTCAGCCTAAAACTAAGTTGAGCCAACGTGATGGTGGTACCGAAGTAGCCGTAACGATTGTTGATGTGACTTTCTTTGGGATGTATTTGAAGCTAGATAATAAATCACAGCTCGACTTTGTAAATGAGCATCCGCGTGATTTGGCTCTGCATTTAGAAGATGAGGAAGGCTCTTTCTCAATTGAATGCTTAATCTTTGATGCCACTGAACAAGGAATCCGTGCATTATTTAAACATGGTAGTTTTGAGCTTGCTGACCGCTTAAGCCGTTTTATTGCACGTCAAAAACAAACTGCTTAATTAAAGAGTGATAAATGGAAGCTGGTTTCTTTCGAGCTTCCATTTTTTATGTCTATTATTTTGTTTGGGCGTGAATGGTCCAAACCAAATCACCTAAATGTTGTTGATGAGCTTCAGGGGAAACTTGCCCAAAAAATATTTGTGGCTGCTCAATCGTAACTTGCTCAAAACCTGCATCTTTAAAAAAGTCTTTAACTTGTTGTGGGCTTTTAAAATGAAAACTAAATGAGCTTCGAGACATGAGTTTAAGTAATTTACTACTGTTCCAGATAATACTGGCGAGTTTATTTTTAACAGGTTCAGGGTATAAATCGGTTAAATAATGGAACTTTTTAAAAGAAGCCCCATTGTGAGCAATTGACTGGATCAGTTGTTTTAATAAATCTTTATCAAAATAGTTAATCAAGCCTTCACTGATCACAACCAGTGGACGGTTGGGGTCAAATACTTCAAATGCTTGAGCAAAGGCTTCGGTAAATAAATCGACTGATAAAATTTCAGGTGCATTTTGTTCAATTTGTTGTAGTGCATTTTGTTTGGTTTGAGCCATATCGGGCAAATCAAGCTCCCGATAGATAATAGAAGGGTAATGCTGTCTAAACCACCAACCACGTGGTGATAAGCCACAAGCTATTTCTAGAACTTGTAAATCAGGACTTTCTTGAATGAGTTGTTCTAAATGATGATCAAGCATGGTGTGACGTTGTTTAAGCGTGGTGCGCATGCTGCCACCTACATATTTCTCTGCCCAAGACTCTAATGGGTGAGCTAAATATGCCAGTGATTTGCCTTTGCTGGTGGCAAGTGCTTGATGAGAAATCCCCATTTGATACCAGATATAACCCGTATAGTGGGCTGTAAAAGAGATGTGGCGGTGTTTTGAAAGTTGTTGTGTCATTCGTCCTGAACTCGATTTATTGTTCTTGTATGGTTTGACTGATGATCGAGACCATCAGTCAAATATAGGTTTAACTCAATTTAAATCGAATTTTTAAACTCTTCAATGGCGGTTTTGACAGCTTGCCAGTGTTCGCCAAGCGATAAAGTTTCGCCCACCTGAATCTGTGGAATTTGACCACGCATGCGTTCAAGGCGTTCTTGGTTTGGTAGCTCTAAGTGAGCAATACCTTCAAGAGCTGTACATGCGGCGCTACGGTCATTACACACTAGTCCCATATCACAACCAGCTGCGAGAGCTGCTTGAATACGCGCATCTGCACCACCAGCCACACAAGCAGCTTGCATGCTTAAGTCATCAGAGAAAAGTACGCCATTAAACTTCAAGCGATTACGAAGCACTTCTTTAATCCAGAAAGGTGAGAAACCTGCCGGATTTGGGTCAACCTGATCATAAATCACATGTGCAGGCATGAGTGCATCTAGCTCAGGCATAAGCTTAATGAAGCTTTGCATGTCATGATTATAAATTTCGTCATAGCTACGACTATCAATAGCAGCTGCGACATGAGAGTCAGCTTTTACCGAACCGTGGCCTGGGAAGTGTTTCCCTGTATTTGCCATTCCTGCTTTTTTCATGCCTCGCATAAACGCGCCAGCAAGCGGAGCAATATCCTCTATATTTTTAGAGAAGCCACGGTCACCAATGACATCACTAATTGCATTAAGATCTAAAACGGGTGCAAAACTAAAATCGATACCAACAGCAAGAACTTCAGTTGCCATGAGCCAGCCACACTGTTCAGCCAGTTCAAGCGCTTTTTGTGGTTGGGTGATATAGAGTTCACCAAAGCGCCCCATCGCTGGCAATAGCGTAAAACCAGATTTTAAACGTTGAACTCGACCACCTTCTTGATCGACAGCAATCAAAATATCTGGGCGAATTTGGCGCATATGGTCGGTTAAAGCACGGACTTGTTGTGGTGATTCAATATTTCGTGCAAATAAAATCATGCCACCGACTTGCGGAGCTTGTAATAGTTCAATATCTTCTTTAGTAAGTTCTGTGCTGGCAATGTCCAGCATCAACGCGCCAATCATATTGGTTCCATTTGAATTTTGATTGAAAAACAATAAGCGAATTTTGCAATGATTTGCTACATTTTGTCAGTACAGAATATGATAAAACTACACGGTATAAACAATTTAGTTGGTTAAGATGTTGAATCTGCTTAGTTCATATCGAAAACAGAGCGTGTAAGATACGAACACCCAAGGAAGTATTAAGAATTTATGAAACTTCAAACTATAGCTTGTGCAGTAGCAATCGCGACTGGCGGTTTATTCTTCTCTCATACGATGAACGAAGCAAGAGCAGCAACCAATACTGCCGCTGTTTCTCAATCGATTCAGCCAACGCAAGAGCAGGCCTTGGTGGCTCGTCAACTGGCAACTTTAGTTGATCGCCAACATTATTTAAATATGCGTCTAGATGCGAATACATCTAACCGTATTCTCGATATGTATTTAGACAGTCTTGATCCAGACCACTCATTATTTTTAGACGCAGAAGTTCAAAATTATAAAAAACTCTATGGTTCAAATTTTGGTGCTTCATTAAAAGCGGGGAACTTAACTGGGCCGTTTGCCATTCATCAGCAATATCGTGAACGCTTAAAACAATTTTACGAATTCATGCTGGCTGAGTTGAAGCAACAACAGAACTTAAAACAGCCAAATAGCTATATTGAAGTAGATCGCGAAAAAGCACCATATTTTAAAACAACGGCTGAGCAACAAAATCACTGGCGTAAAATGCTAGTTTCACAGTTAATTAATTTAACCATTAGCCGTGAAGAAGAGCAGGCAAAACAAAAGGCGCTTAAAGAGAACCCGTCACTTGCTGATGGTCAAGATTTGAAAGGTCCAGAAGATTTAACGCCAGCTCAAACTTTGACTAAACGTTATACGCGTCAGCTTGAAAGAATTAGTCGTGTAAAAAGTGATGATGTCTTAGATAAGACATTAAACGCGATGTTAGCGACCTATGATCCACATAGTAACTATTATCCGCCAATCGATGCGATAGAACTGAATCGCCAAACGACCTTGCAGCTTGAGGGGATCGGGGTATCGATTCGTCCAGAGCGTGGCAACGAAGATTACACCAAGATTGAAACCATTGTAGAAGGTGGTCCTGCAAGTAAGTCTGGTCAAGTGAAATCAGGAGATCGAATCGTTGGAGTCGCTCAAGAGGGCGGGAAAATGATCGATGTGGTTGGTTGGTCGAGTTCGGAAATTGTTGGGCTGATTCGTGGTAAACGTGGCACTAAAGTAACACTTAAGCTTCTTGGTGCTGGTGCGTCAATGAGTCAGGCACGTAATGTGACTTTAGTCCGTGATGTTATTCAAGAAGAAGATGCTGGTGTTCGCTCACGTACAGTTGAAGTGAGCCGTGATGGTAAAAAGCACTTGTTAGGTGTTATTGAAATTCCATCATTCTATTTTGACTATCGTTCACGTCGTGCTGGTCAGCAATATCGTTCAGTTTCTGAAGATACTGCCAATGCTTTTGAAGCATTAAAAGCCAAAAAAGTTGAAGGTATCATTATTGACTTGCGTAATGACCCAGGTGGTTCATTAGAAGAAGTTGCTCGTATGCTTGGGCAAGTGATTAAGTCAGGCCCAGTGGTGCAAATTCGTGATGGCAATGGCAATGTAAGTGTATTTGAAGACAACGATGGTGGTCAGCAAATCTATACAGGTCCACTTGCTGTATTGGTGAACTTGGCATCTGCTTCGGCAAGTGAAATTTACTCTGCTGCAATTCAAGATTATGAGCGCGGTATTATTATTGGTAGTACAACTACGGGTAAAGGTACAGCTCAGGTTCAATTGGATACTTTGGCATACGGACAAGCGACTTTAACGCAACGTAAATTCTATCGTATTACAGGTGGTAGTACGCAAAACAAAGGTGTAGTACCAGACATTAAACTGGTTGATATCTACAACGAAGAGTTTGGTGAGCGTAAATCGAAGAACGCATTGAAGTGGGATACGATTCCGACTGCGCCATTTAAACGTGAAGGTTCTGTTCAACCGTATGTTGCAAAGTTGTCTCAGTCTTCTGAACAACGTGTTGCTGTCGATCCTCAGTTTAAATATTTAAATAAGCGTACAGCGATTGCTAAGGTAACAAGTGACCAGAAACAGGTTGTACTTGATATTGATAAGCGTCGTGCTGAGCTTCTTAATTTAGAAAAGCAAACGTTAGATGCTGAAAATGAACGCCGTGCGGCAACGGGTCAAAAACCTTTTGCAAATTGGGAAAGCTATCAGGCTTCTTTAGATGCCCTAGCTGAATCTCGTGCCAAAATGAAAGCTAATCAGCGTCCTGCATTGCCAGAAGAAGAAACGTTCGTGACTGAAGCGGCAAATGTACTTATGGATTATGCAAAACTACAGAACCGTTAAGCTCTATTGATTGTTTATGAAAAAGCACGCTGTTCTTAGCGTGCTTTTTTAATTTTTTATGTCAGTAAACTGTCATGCATTTATCATCAAAGTGTCAAGAAAGTTGCTTAATCTTTAAGCATGAAAATAAATACATTGATGGATGGCGCTATGCAAGGCTCATTCGCGACAGCACTATTAAAACAACAGCAACTCCCTGAAAGCTTCCAATTCTATTTTAAACAAAAACAGCAGTTGTCTAATACTCAGGAATTGCACCAACTTCATGAGTTGGTTCGTCCACGTTTAAAAATTGCGATTGTCACAGAGACATGGCCACCAGAGATTAATGGTGTAGCACTCTCGTTATTGCAGTTATGCCAAGGCCTTCAAAAACAAGGGCATAAAATTCTACTTGTTCGACCAGAACAAAAAGCAAAATGCTATGACTTTTTACCAGAGCAAGAGTGTCTGGTGATGTCACAGGCCATACCAAAATATCCGACTTTACAGTTTGGCTGGCCACAATATTTAAAAGTATCAAAAGCATTTGAAAAATTTGCGCCAGATGTCGTGCACATTGTGACTGAAGGGCCGTTAGGCTTAACAGCGATGCAGGCTGCAAAAGCAAAATCGATTCCGGTTTCTAGTGGCTTTCACTCACCATTTCAAGATTTTAGTCGGTTCTTTGATTTGGCTTTTTTAGTTAAACCGATTCAAAAATACCTTTGCTGGTTTCACAACA
This window of the Acinetobacter sp. XH1741 genome carries:
- a CDS encoding NADP-dependent glyceraldehyde-3-phosphate dehydrogenase, whose product is MSYSNNLQQKFPIEDGIPESVRLPSQIHQRVSLVDGELKLWAGATRKTLSPIWIQQSDGSLQQVELGSYPIMGEKESDEALEAAVRAYNNGRGEWPMMKVGERIACMQNFIQRMVEQRDLIVKLIMWEIGKSLADSEKEFDRTVTYMRQTIDALKDLDNANSRFVIAEGTIGQIRRTPLGVVLCMGPYNYPLNETFATLIPAMLMGNTIIFKPPQFGTLLFEPLLEAFRDSFPKGVINTIYAPGSLVVPHLLASGKINVLALIGSSKVADHLKKQHPKSHRLRAILGLDAKNAAIILPDADLDLTVKECLLGALSFNGQRCTALKMLMVHRSIADEFVKRLTAELAKLKVGMPWEKGVFITPLPGMHRTTYMTEVIEDAIAKGAKVVNPEGGEFCKTMFYPAVVYPVTEGMRLYREEQFGPVVPVSVYDDIETVLEYVTTSDHGQQVSIFGSDPEQIGHLVDTLVHQVCRVNINCQCQRGPDVFPFGGRKDSAEGTLSVHDALRAFSIRSMIAAKQTDDSKGMLASMVSEHYSKFVNTDFIF
- a CDS encoding glutamate-5-semialdehyde dehydrogenase — translated: MQDSIEQYMQKVGQQAREASRVLTSASTSLKNHALSAIYTALENNQAAILAANQLDMEKGRSNQLDSALLDRLELTPARFKGMLQGLKDVIALVDPIGEITDLAYRPTGIQIGKMRVPLGVVGMIYESRPNVTLEAASLAIKSGNAIILRGGSEALESNKAIAEAVKHGLKVAGLPEHSVQVIETSDRAAVGHLITMTEYVDVIVPRGGKSLIERVTNEARIPVIKHLDGNCHVFVEAQADLQKALPITLNAKTHRYGVCNAMETLLVDEKIAEVFLPRIAELYAEKQVELRGCPETRRILGTSVKPATEEDWYTEYLGPILAVKVVSGIDEAIDHINKYGSHHTDAIVTENYTLARQFLARVDSSSVVINASTRFADGFEYGLGAEIGISTDKIHARGPVGLEGLTSQKWIVLGDGQIRQ
- a CDS encoding alpha/beta hydrolase gives rise to the protein MNSIIQMDSEINQAYAGFGFFDIYHRDSFKQPARTTWIDGWKIEYMAIAHPNTIHKTPIVIVGGAFQNFNSYKYCVEQLFESGPVILIDLPSMGANQQITNRDTGISAGTLELPDLSEMLGRWLDIVGIQKVSVMGMSLGSVIASCFAYHRPDLMDRMILMGVMQKTRKSWRMILEESLKLMQENRMEEFGQAVILYLVNHAKLDKTRMSPTAKKLFFRQMAEFSATEQERYEINCNRLLRLTDVPIPECKTLVAAGQYDSFTLPHENANFALQCPDMEFALIANADHVPQLQRRKETMSLFTTFLKGESIQNLDGIIPMTREQMQKLERRGEERISVIQPKTKLSQRDGGTEVAVTIVDVTFFGMYLKLDNKSQLDFVNEHPRDLALHLEDEEGSFSIECLIFDATEQGIRALFKHGSFELADRLSRFIARQKQTA
- a CDS encoding class I SAM-dependent methyltransferase → MTQQLSKHRHISFTAHYTGYIWYQMGISHQALATSKGKSLAYLAHPLESWAEKYVGGSMRTTLKQRHTMLDHHLEQLIQESPDLQVLEIACGLSPRGWWFRQHYPSIIYRELDLPDMAQTKQNALQQIEQNAPEILSVDLFTEAFAQAFEVFDPNRPLVVISEGLINYFDKDLLKQLIQSIAHNGASFKKFHYLTDLYPEPVKNKLASIIWNSSKLLKLMSRSSFSFHFKSPQQVKDFFKDAGFEQVTIEQPQIFFGQVSPEAHQQHLGDLVWTIHAQTK
- the nagZ gene encoding beta-N-acetylhexosaminidase translates to MIGALMLDIASTELTKEDIELLQAPQVGGMILFARNIESPQQVRALTDHMRQIRPDILIAVDQEGGRVQRLKSGFTLLPAMGRFGELYITQPQKALELAEQCGWLMATEVLAVGIDFSFAPVLDLNAISDVIGDRGFSKNIEDIAPLAGAFMRGMKKAGMANTGKHFPGHGSVKADSHVAAAIDSRSYDEIYNHDMQSFIKLMPELDALMPAHVIYDQVDPNPAGFSPFWIKEVLRNRLKFNGVLFSDDLSMQAACVAGGADARIQAALAAGCDMGLVCNDRSAACTALEGIAHLELPNQERLERMRGQIPQIQVGETLSLGEHWQAVKTAIEEFKNSI
- a CDS encoding carboxy terminal-processing peptidase, coding for MKLQTIACAVAIATGGLFFSHTMNEARAATNTAAVSQSIQPTQEQALVARQLATLVDRQHYLNMRLDANTSNRILDMYLDSLDPDHSLFLDAEVQNYKKLYGSNFGASLKAGNLTGPFAIHQQYRERLKQFYEFMLAELKQQQNLKQPNSYIEVDREKAPYFKTTAEQQNHWRKMLVSQLINLTISREEEQAKQKALKENPSLADGQDLKGPEDLTPAQTLTKRYTRQLERISRVKSDDVLDKTLNAMLATYDPHSNYYPPIDAIELNRQTTLQLEGIGVSIRPERGNEDYTKIETIVEGGPASKSGQVKSGDRIVGVAQEGGKMIDVVGWSSSEIVGLIRGKRGTKVTLKLLGAGASMSQARNVTLVRDVIQEEDAGVRSRTVEVSRDGKKHLLGVIEIPSFYFDYRSRRAGQQYRSVSEDTANAFEALKAKKVEGIIIDLRNDPGGSLEEVARMLGQVIKSGPVVQIRDGNGNVSVFEDNDGGQQIYTGPLAVLVNLASASASEIYSAAIQDYERGIIIGSTTTGKGTAQVQLDTLAYGQATLTQRKFYRITGGSTQNKGVVPDIKLVDIYNEEFGERKSKNALKWDTIPTAPFKREGSVQPYVAKLSQSSEQRVAVDPQFKYLNKRTAIAKVTSDQKQVVLDIDKRRAELLNLEKQTLDAENERRAATGQKPFANWESYQASLDALAESRAKMKANQRPALPEEETFVTEAANVLMDYAKLQNR